CCGGGTCTGGCGCGGGATGCTGGCGGGCCGGCCGCTCGTGCAGCTGCCGTGGAGCGTGGGCCTGTCGCGCGTGCTGCGCGCGGTGCTGCCGGTGCGCGCGTTCGACCGGATCGTGGGCGGCTGGTTCGGCGTCTACCGATCGATGGAGCGGTTCACGGGGCGCTGACGGCCCGACCCGCGCCGGGCGTCAGCTCGCCGCGGGCGCCGGCTTCGGCGGGTCGTCGGAGAGGCCGAGCAGGAACTCGAGGATCGCGACCGCCGGCGCGGTCAGCACCGGCCCGTGGCCGAAGGCCCACTCGGCGTCGCTCGCCCGGAGGGTGTGGTGGGCGATGACGGCACGCCGGTCGTGGGGCGCCGAGGTCGCGGCGTAGAGGGCGACCGAGCCCGAGACCAGTTCGGAGAGTTCGACCGTGGTGTCGGACTCCCGGCCGAAAGCGAGGGCGGCGCGCACGGTTCGCGCGAGCGAGCGGATCGGCTGCCGTCCGCCGTCGCGGAGCTCCGCGGCGAACGCGTGCAGCCCAGCGGGGGTCGGCGCCGGCGCGGGGTCCGACGGGCGCAGGCCGGCCTCGTCGATGAATCGTGCGATGCGCGTGCCGGGGGCATCCGTGCGTGCTGCCACGGCCGCGACCTGGTCGACCACCTCCGCGACCTGGGCGCGGCGATCGGAGGTCACCGACGACTCGTCGACGCGGGGGCGCTGGCTGAGGGGGAGGAATCGGGCGAAGTCCGCCATGGCACGAGTGTAGGCCCGGCGTCGTGCCACGCGCTCCCGGGGCGTGCGGACCCGGACCTCCGCTCGCTACGCTGACCGGAACCCCGGGAGGTCCCGTGAGCATCGAAGCCGATCGCCGACTCGCACTCAACGACTTCGCGGGCGCGGGCCTGACGCCCTTCGCGTACGCCGACGGGCCCTGCGGCATCCGGGGCGCGGCTGGCGCCACCGCGCTGCCGAGCACGATCACCCTCGCGGCATCCTTCGACCCGTCGCTCGCCGAGCGCTACGGCGACCTGCTCGGCACCGAACTGCGCGCCGCCGGGTGCAACGTGCTCGTGGGCCCGGCGTTCGATGTCGTGCGCGACCCGTACGGCGGGCGGAACGGGGAGTGCCTGGGTGAGGACCCGCTGCTCGTCGGCGAGCTCGGCGGGCGCATCGCGCGGGGCGTGCACGCGCACCGTGCGCTGACCGTCGCCAAGCACTACGTCGCCTACGACCGCGAGTCGCTCCGCACGGGCGACGGGCCGTACGAGCAGCGCACCGACGCACGCGACATGCGGGTGGATGCGCGCACGCTGCACGAGGTGCACCTCGAGCCGTTCCGTCGCGCCGTGCAGGACCACGGCGTGGCGATGCTGCTCGCCTGCTACATCCGGGTGAACGGCGTGTACAGCGCGCAGTCGGAGGAGCTCCTGCAGCTGCCGCGGCGCGAGTGGGGCTTCACCGGCGCGACCCTGCCCGACTTCCTGTTCGCCGTGCGCGACGCCCGGGCCGCGCTCGCCGCCGGGCTCGACCTGCCCGCGCTCGCCCTCGCCGGCCCGCCCCCGCTGTCGGAGCGCACCGAGGAGATGGTGGCGTCGGCCCCCGACGCGCTCGTCGCGGGCATCGGCGACCACGTGCGCGCCGCGGCCGCGCAGGTCGCGCTCGAGCCGGCCGGTGCGGTGGACCCGTCGCTGCTCGGCACCCCCGCGGCGCTTGCGCTCGCCGAGCGGATCGCGGTCGACGGCGCGACGCTCCTGCGCAACGAGGGCGTGCTGCCGTTCGCGCCGGGCACGCGGATCGCCCTGATCGGCGGCGAGCAGGTGCGCCACCGCCTCACGGTTGCGGGGTCGGCGGGCGTGGCGCTCGTCGATGAGCGCCTGCCCGATCTCGAGGAGCGCCTCGCGGACGAGGGGCTCCGGGTGGCGGCACGGGCCGGCGGGCTGCCGGACGTGCCGGTCGCGGCGCTCACCGCCGATGACTGCGTGGGGCTCTGGGCGGTGGTGACGGATGCCTCGGGGACGCGCGAGGTCGAGCTCGACGTCGCCCGGCTCGCGGCCGACCCCGATGACGCGGGGCGGCCGTGGAACGCGGAGCTGACGGCCGTGCTGCCGCCCCAGCTGGGCGCCGCGGTCGCGGTGGTCGAGTTCGCCGGGGTCGCCGAGGTGCTGCTCGACGGGGAGGTCGTCGCATCGGGCGTGCGGGAGGCGTCGCCGCTGCTCGAGGGGCCGGCGTTCACGCTGCGCGCCGGGCTGCCGGCATCCGATCGGGAACGCACCCTCGTGGTGCGGTACCGCACCGGACCCGCGTTCGCGCTCGCCGAGATCGGCATGGTGCCGCACCTGTCGCTCGGCGTCGTCGCCCTCGAGCCGGCGCTGCGCGCCGTGTCGGCCGCCGCCTCCGGCGCCGACGCGGTCGTCGTGCTCGCCGGGCGGGTGACCGGCGCGGGCATGGACGCCGACGGACTCCGCCTGCCGGTCGGGCAGGGCGACCTGATCGCCGCAGCGGCCGGGAGCGGCCGGCCGGTCGTCGTGGTCACGCACGGCGCGGGGCCGATCGACATGCCGTGGCGCCGGAGCGTGGCGGCGATCCTGCACGTCGGCCATGGGGGCGAGCGGTTCGCGCCGGCGCTGGCGCGCGTGCTCTCGGGGAGCGCGGAGCCGGGCGGCCGCCTTCCCGTGACGTTCCCCGACCGCGCGCTCCCGGTGCCGCGCGCGGCGATCGACGAGGACGGCGGGCTCGAGCC
This portion of the Agromyces rhizosphaerae genome encodes:
- a CDS encoding glycoside hydrolase family 3 C-terminal domain-containing protein; amino-acid sequence: MSIEADRRLALNDFAGAGLTPFAYADGPCGIRGAAGATALPSTITLAASFDPSLAERYGDLLGTELRAAGCNVLVGPAFDVVRDPYGGRNGECLGEDPLLVGELGGRIARGVHAHRALTVAKHYVAYDRESLRTGDGPYEQRTDARDMRVDARTLHEVHLEPFRRAVQDHGVAMLLACYIRVNGVYSAQSEELLQLPRREWGFTGATLPDFLFAVRDARAALAAGLDLPALALAGPPPLSERTEEMVASAPDALVAGIGDHVRAAAAQVALEPAGAVDPSLLGTPAALALAERIAVDGATLLRNEGVLPFAPGTRIALIGGEQVRHRLTVAGSAGVALVDERLPDLEERLADEGLRVAARAGGLPDVPVAALTADDCVGLWAVVTDASGTREVELDVARLAADPDDAGRPWNAELTAVLPPQLGAAVAVVEFAGVAEVLLDGEVVASGVREASPLLEGPAFTLRAGLPASDRERTLVVRYRTGPAFALAEIGMVPHLSLGVVALEPALRAVSAAASGADAVVVLAGRVTGAGMDADGLRLPVGQGDLIAAAAGSGRPVVVVTHGAGPIDMPWRRSVAAILHVGHGGERFAPALARVLSGSAEPGGRLPVTFPDRALPVPRAAIDEDGGLEPTEGVDVGYRSYERAGVAPAYWFGHGLGYARIDCPAARVAGRRVQVDLECGPERGGKAVVQLYARPAHGETLKLAGFGVARLDAGEQRTLEIEVDAAALAMRSGDAMVPPSGVVPVHVGFSRGDLRRVVEVDLG